CGGAGGACCAGTTGAAGGTGTTCGAGTCTCCGCTGACGGTGAGGCCGCTCAAGGCGCCGCTGAGGACCACCGTGTTGCGGTCGCCGGTCACGGCGAGGGATTGGACCTCGTGGGCGTTCAGCGAGCCGCCGTCGGCCGCGAGCGTGACCTTCCCGGCTTTCCGGCTGAGAGTCACCGTGGTGTCCGCGCCGGACACGGTCAGCGTGGAGATCTCGTCTGCGTTGAGGCTCGCCTTGGCGCCCGTCGTCTCGACCGCATCCCAGGTCTTGCCGATGACCGCGGAGCCGGGCCCGGTGACGACGAGTTTCTTCGCCGAGTCGATGTTCGCGCGCACCTCGGCCCCGGACAGGGTCACCGTCCCGCACTGGCCGGTGAGGACGGCGGAAGTGCTCTTCGCCGAGATCACGACGTCTTCGCCCTCGCTGCAGGTGCTGTCTGCGGTGATCTCCCGGGTGCCACTCGCGGAGGGGGCGGTGGGCCCGTTTCCGGAGGCCTGGGGCGCAGAGCAGCCCGCGACCGTGAGCGCGAGAAGCAGGGCCGCGGTTGCGGCGCGTGATGAAGTTGCGGCGGTCGAAGAAGGTGCGGTGCGTGTCATGGCAGTCCCCTGTGCGTGACGTCGGATGGTGGCTCGATCGTAGCCGAAGGGGATGTCACACGGTTGTCGAGGGCTAGAGCCCCATACGGTCCAGGGCGGCGCGCAGCCGCTCCACCGTGCCATCGACATCGCCGAGCTTGTCCAGCCCGAACAACCCGACCCGGAACGTGGCGAAGTCGTCCGGCTCTCCACAGTGCAGCGGGACACCGGCGGCGACCTGGACTCCCTCCCGAGCGAAGCGGGCTCCGGACTTCAGCTCAGGATCGGTGGTATGCACGACCACCACGCTCGGCGCCGCGTACTCCGACGCCGCCACCGACGGCAGACCGCGTTCCGCGAGGAGCTCCCGGACCCGCCGGCCCAGCTCGTTCTGAGCCGCCCGCAGTTCCTCGTAACCACGGTCCCGCGTCTCGATCATCTGGGAGAGGTTCCGCACGATCGTGTCCGTGGGCATCGTCGCGTGATAGGCGGCCCGGCCTTCGCGGTACGCCTCGGAGATGTTCAGCCAGGTCCGCAGATCCAGTGCGAAACTCGTCGACGCACGGGACTCCACGATCTCGCGGGCCGACGAGCTGAGCATCACGTAGCCGACGCCGGGAGAGCCGCTCCAGCCCTTCTGCGGGGCGCTGAGGAGGACGTCCACCCCGAGTGCCTGCATGTCGACCAGCAAGGCGCCGGAGGCGATGCAGTCGAGCACCAGCACGCCGCCCACCTCGTGCACGGCGTCGGCGAGGCCCCGGACGTACTCGTCCGGGAGGACCATGCCGGCCGCCGTCTCGACATGCGGCGCGAACACGACGGCGGGCCGCTCGGCACGGATGGCGGCCACCACCTCGTCGAGCGGGGCCGGCCTCCACGCCGCCTGTGGGCCCTCGCCGTCCGGGCGGGCGGCACAGACCGTGACGCTCGACGCGATGGAGCCGGCGTCGAGGATCTGGGACCAGCGATACGAGAAGAGCCCATTGCGCACCACCAAGGCGTGCGCGCCCGCGGCGAAGTGCCGCGCGACCGATTCCATGGCGTAGCTGCCACCGCCGTTGACGAGGGCGACGGCGTCCGCGGAGTACGCGGTGCGGAGGATGTCCAGCGTCTGCTGCATCGCGGCGATGAAGCGCTGGGACATGTGATTCAGGGACCGGTCCGTGAAGACGACCGAGTACTCCAGCAGGCCATCAGGATCGACATCGGGACGGGGCAGCTCAGGCGAGGGCAGGTTCATGGCTCCATGGTGGCATGACCGGCGCGGCAAGCACAGCACCAGGGACGCTCTGTGGACGGAGCCATGCACATGGACGGGGACCGTTGCGCGGCCCCCGCCACGAGGACGGCTGCCTGGCGCCGCCACCCAGGGCACCCATCAGACGCCACCTCCCCGCCGTCGTCGTGCCCGGAAACGACGGAAGGCGCGGACTCCCGCAGGAGTCCGCGCCTTCCAGGGGAAGCCGGAACGGTCAGAGACGGCCGGTGGCGATGCTGACCATGCGGCGCAGCGGCTCGGCGGCGCCCCAGAGGAGCTGGTCGCCCACGGTGAAGGCGCTGATGTACTCCGGTCCCATCTCCATCTTGCGGATGCGGCCGACGGGGATGTTCAGCGTGCCCGAGGCGGCGACCGGGGTGAGGTCGTTCATGGACGCCTCCTTGACGTTGGGAACGACCGTGGCCCACTCGTTGTCGGCATCGATGATCTTCTCGATCTCCTCGACGGACAGGTCCTCGCGGAGCTTGAGGGTGAGCGCCTGGGAGTGGGAGCGCATGGCGCCGATGCGTACGCAGAGGCCGTCCATGATGATGCGGTCCGCGTCGGTGGTGCCGAGGATCTTGTTGGTCTCCACCCCGGCCTTCCACTCCTCGCGGCTCTGGCCGTTGCCGAGGTCCGAGTCGATCCAGGGGATGAGCGAGCCCGCGAGCGGCACACCGAACTGGGCGGCATCCACGCCGTCGCGCTGGTGGGCGAGCACCTTGCGGTCGATCTCCAGGATCGCCGACGCCGGGTCCTGCAGCTCGCTGCTGACTTCGGCGTTCAGGGTGCCGAACTGGTTGAGCAGCTCGCGCATGTGCCGCGCGCCGCCGCCCGACGCCGCCTGGTACGTCATGGAGGTGCCCCACTCGACCAGGTTGTTCTTGAACAGCCCGCCCAGGCCCATGAGCATGCAGGAGACGGTGCAGTTGCCGCCGATGAAGTCCTTCACGCCGGACTCGAGCCCGCGGTCGATGACGTCACGGTTGATCGGGTCAAGGACGATGATCGAGTCGTCGTTCATGCGCAACGTGGAGGCGGCGTCGATCCACAGACCGTCCCAGCCGCGGGAACGCAGCGCGGTGTGGACCTGCTTGGTGTAGTCGCCGCCCTGAGCGGTGACGATGATCGGCAGCTTGGCCAGGGTGTCGATGTCGAACGCGTCTTCCAGG
This portion of the Arthrobacter woluwensis genome encodes:
- a CDS encoding DUF3060 domain-containing protein — its product is MTRTAPSSTAATSSRAATAALLLALTVAGCSAPQASGNGPTAPSASGTREITADSTCSEGEDVVISAKSTSAVLTGQCGTVTLSGAEVRANIDSAKKLVVTGPGSAVIGKTWDAVETTGAKASLNADEISTLTVSGADTTVTLSRKAGKVTLAADGGSLNAHEVQSLAVTGDRNTVVLSGALSGLTVSGDSNTFNWSSGIKLPGSDTGKDNTYTR
- a CDS encoding aminotransferase class V-fold PLP-dependent enzyme; translation: MNLPSPELPRPDVDPDGLLEYSVVFTDRSLNHMSQRFIAAMQQTLDILRTAYSADAVALVNGGGSYAMESVARHFAAGAHALVVRNGLFSYRWSQILDAGSIASSVTVCAARPDGEGPQAAWRPAPLDEVVAAIRAERPAVVFAPHVETAAGMVLPDEYVRGLADAVHEVGGVLVLDCIASGALLVDMQALGVDVLLSAPQKGWSGSPGVGYVMLSSSAREIVESRASTSFALDLRTWLNISEAYREGRAAYHATMPTDTIVRNLSQMIETRDRGYEELRAAQNELGRRVRELLAERGLPSVAASEYAAPSVVVVHTTDPELKSGARFAREGVQVAAGVPLHCGEPDDFATFRVGLFGLDKLGDVDGTVERLRAALDRMGL
- the asd gene encoding aspartate-semialdehyde dehydrogenase — translated: MTNAAVPSVGFVGWRGMVGSVLMQRMQEEHDFASLNPVFFSTSNAGGAAPSFAEGAGTLEDAFDIDTLAKLPIIVTAQGGDYTKQVHTALRSRGWDGLWIDAASTLRMNDDSIIVLDPINRDVIDRGLESGVKDFIGGNCTVSCMLMGLGGLFKNNLVEWGTSMTYQAASGGGARHMRELLNQFGTLNAEVSSELQDPASAILEIDRKVLAHQRDGVDAAQFGVPLAGSLIPWIDSDLGNGQSREEWKAGVETNKILGTTDADRIIMDGLCVRIGAMRSHSQALTLKLREDLSVEEIEKIIDADNEWATVVPNVKEASMNDLTPVAASGTLNIPVGRIRKMEMGPEYISAFTVGDQLLWGAAEPLRRMVSIATGRL